The following proteins are co-located in the Pomacea canaliculata isolate SZHN2017 linkage group LG10, ASM307304v1, whole genome shotgun sequence genome:
- the LOC112573397 gene encoding E3 ubiquitin-protein ligase RNF170-like, translating into MGTYLRKTNFIEGVGNEVLFGIAAFSGILVPMIAYILNRQRQVPVIHPDSAANVESTRAQLRQDSDHQIQTGRRQARQNNNGQLTCPICLGDANFAVETNCGHIFCGLCIITYWQHQSWLGAVPCPSCRTRVTILLQNFSNQEVLETSEEKTQIIEQINNYNRRFSGEPRPWIDYIRDLPTLLRHAWNEFFTVGGLIWMFRVRVIICFFAALLYFISPLDIIPEAAFGILGFLDDLFIILLLAIYVSIIYRQIVEARAARGAPNNEVNR; encoded by the exons ATGGGAACATACTTGCGAAAAACCAATTTCATCGAAGGGGTCGGCAATGAAGTCTTGTTCGGAATTGCTGCATTTTCAGGCATTCTTGTGCCTATGATTGCATACATCCTGAACAG aCAACGCCAGGTTCCTGTTATTCACCCAGACAGCGCTGCCAATGTTGAATCAACTCGTGCGCAGCTTCGCCAGGATTCAGACCATCAAATTCAGACTGGAAGACGTCAAGCACGTCAAAACAACAATGGTCAACTTACCTGCCCAATTTGTTTAGGAGATGCTAACTTTGCTGTTGAAACTAACTGCGGACATATTTTTTGTG GTCTGTGTATTATAACTTATTGGCAACATCAAAGCTGGCTGGGAGCAGTGCCTTGTCCATCATGCAGAACTCGG GTGACAATATTGCTGCAGAATTTTTCCAATCAAGAAGTTTTGGAAACTTCAGAGGAAAAGACACAGATAATAGAGCAGATTAACAACTACAACCGCAGATTTTCAGGAGAACCTCGCCCA tGGATTGACTATATTCGTGACCTGCCAACTCTTCTGCGCCATGCTTGGAATGAATTCTTCACTGTTGGAGGACTTATATGGATGTTTCGTGTGAGAGTTATCATCTGTTTCTTTGCTGCTCTTCTGTATTTTATCTCACCTCTAGACATCATTCCAGAGGCAGCATTTGGAATCCTTGGTTTCTTGGATGACCTTTTCATCATTCTTCTGCTTGCAATTTATGTCAGTATTATCTATCGTCAGATTGTAGAAGCCAGGGCAGCACGTGGAGCCCCAAACAATGaagtcaacagatga